In Phaseolus vulgaris cultivar G19833 chromosome 7, P. vulgaris v2.0, whole genome shotgun sequence, the genomic stretch TGGGGAGgtccgtcatcaccaccactgtgaaactatgaaaatagtggcggagcctcctagccgagaacaccaCTGCCAGTGCCGCCTTCTCCAACGACTGGTATCTTGACTCTGGGCCTTGCAaagccttgcttacaaaatagatgaGCCTCTACACCTGATCCTGCTCTTGGACaagcacagagctgatagcccaCTCGGTCACAACGAAGTACAAGCGAAGGGGGACGTCTGCCCGAGGCTTGCACAGCACTGGAGGCGTcaccaagtactccttcagcttgaggaaTGCTGCTTCGCACTCATCTGTCCACGCAAAACGGTTattcctcttgaggcactgaAAGTAGGGGTGGCCCTTCTCACCTCCAGCAGACACGAACCTTGACAAAGCTGCCATCCGCCcagtcagctgctgcacttctttTACTGAGGTTGGACTTCTCATGGCGATGATAGCTGCGCATTtatcagggttcgcctctattcccctctccgtgagcatgaagCCCAAAAATTTTCCCGCCTCAACCCCAAAGacgcacttctctgggttcaGCTTGACGCGGTACTTTGATATGGTGGCAAACAACTCTTTTAGATCCGCCGTGTGCCGCCCCCTCTCCTacgaggtcaccaccatgtcctctacgtaggcttgcacgttccttcccagcatgggtgcaaggaccttatccataagcctttggtaggtggcacctgcgttcttcagccctaacgacatcaccttatagcaataactgcatgtcTCTATCATGAACGCCGTCTTGCTCtcatccctggggtgcatctttatctgattgtaccccgaaaATGCATCTCAGAAGCTCAGCATCTTGTATCCTGAAGCACTGTCCACCAATGCGTCGATGCTAGGTAAGGGGTATGAGTCTTTAGGGCACGCCTTGTTTAAGTccgtgaaatcgacgcacattcatcattttccattcgccttcttcactaagACGACATTgaccagccactcagggtattggatctccctgatgtgcctaGCACTTAGCAATTTCTTCGTCTCCTCCTGCACGACGAGGcgtctctcctcgttgaactttctcctcctcTGTCGTACAGGGCGAACCTTGGGATCCATGGTGAGGTGGTGGCATAGGAAgtctgggtcgatgcctggcatgtccgaggcggaccatgcgaacgcatctaggtggcgcgaaatcaccgTCGCCACTTCGTCCTGCTCTTCCTGGCTCAGCAAACGCCCCAACTTGAACACCTTGCCACCTATCTACCTTTCCACCACGTTGTCTACTGGTTGGGGTCGCCTGTCTCGCACACTCTCCGCACGAGACTCGCTTCTGCTGCTCTCTTTTATAGGCGTCGCCCCATCAGGTGCTTCAGGCGTTGCCTCCTCTACCGATTCTTCCATGGGCGAGGCCCCCTCAGATACTTCTTCCATGGGCGAGGCCTCCCCATGTGCTTCTTCTAAGGGCGCATCTTCCTTGGTCGTCGCCTCCGTGTGTGAGGCCTCGACAGGCGTCGACTccgcgggcgtcgcctcttccaagGGCTCTACCTCTATCGGCGTATCCGACACGGGCGGGCGCTCCATCACCATAACCACACCCCTCTTCGTTTTtaagctattttcatagcattttcggGCCTCTTCCTGATCAGATTTGATCACGATCACCTAGCCACTGAGATCtgacagcttcatcttcatgtggcgcgtggaggccacTGCTCTTACCCTGTTCAGCGCTGGCCTACCCAACAGAATATTGTAAGCTGAATTGGCGTTGACTACCAAGTAACAAATGCTCTCTGTACGGGACGCTGTTCCATCTGTAAACGTCGTCCTTAGCTCCAAGTAGCCTTGTACTTCCACTTGGTCCcccgcaaacccatacaagcatccagtgTAAGGCCTCAGCAGGTCAGGGGACAACTgaagcttgttgaaggtcgaccagaacatgacatctgcagaactaccctggtcgacgagaaccctatgcacctttctcccagctgtgacaactgaaatgaccacggggtcattgtcatggggGACGACATCACGTAGATCAGCTTTCGTGAACACCAGATCTGTCTCCCATGGGTCGTCTGAACCCTCTCCAACAACTGAATTCACTGTCCTCACATATCTCTTGCGCTGAGAGGCAGTGGGCCCTCCTCCTGAGAAGCCACCAGAGATGGTGTGTACTTCTCCATGGATTGGCATCTCATGTGCCTGATCTTCCTCTGGCACTGCCAAGGCCGCGACCGTAGCAGACCCGGCCAGGTAATCTTTCAGAAAGCCATTCTAACTGATGGCCTAGCGCTAAACAGTTGTTGATGTGGTGCCCAAATGCCTCGTGGAACTCGGACCACGAGTCTTTGTGAGGTCCCAGCACTTTATCTGTCTTCACTGGTGGCCTCAGCCTGTCAGCTATGTTTGGCACAACGATAAGATCTTTAagctccaccacaaaattgtgccTTATCGGCCTATTCCCTTCCCTCGACGACCTGTTTCCCTCTGCTCGACCCCTAGGCTGGGGCCTCCTCACCTCGTATGGGCGTCTCCTCTCCTGGTTCTTCCTCCCCGTCGTGGCCTCGTTGACCCTGGCGGGTTGTGCACGCGACGGTGCTCTCGGGCGTGTGGGTGCAACACTTGTgcgcttctcgcacacctcGCCCTCAGTGGCGATGTGTTCCACAACAAGATGCCTTATTTCAGTAAAAGTTCGggggcggttgcggatgattGACTCGCAGAAAGGCCCAGGGCACACCCCCTTTCTGAATGTGTAGACAATCATGGGTTCCTCcgtggtgccaaccttcaccacctgagccccaaagcgattgatatactcctttaAGGTCtcgccttgatactgcttcacatcaaacaaatcatacgAGACTGGTGGTGGAGCCCTGTTTGCTAGGTACTGCTCCCTGAATAGCAGGGAAAGCTGTGCGAACGATGTGATATGGCCATATGGAAGgttgatgaaccaatccatggccatgccagtcagagtgctcatgaagagcttgcaaccTGCGGCGCAACTTCTCATTCGTACGACAGAGCTCTTCATTTCTCGCTTGAGACGccgcgagatccgcctgcatgcgttcttgttcaACCTTCGATGCCGCCATTGCCTCCTGCAACCCCTGCATCAtatccatgacctgctgcatggtcaGGTCTCCACTCTCAGCTCGCGTCGAACTTTGCCTGGTGGTTCTCATTTTCAACGATTTCTTGAAACTCATCTAACGGTTACGACGGTTCTAACAAACTTCTCCGGTGAACCGAACGAGATTGAGAACAAACAGTGAGAACTTGGTGAAACCAAAGGACGAATGGTTGAAACttcaagaagatgaagaaaacgACGGGAACTCGAACTAGATTGACGAACAACAGGTGAAAACTGAAATCAATCAGAAAACGATCGGTGGAAACCACGAGCAACAACGTATCTTTAGCAAGCTTCAAACAAACACGAACAAACAGTGATCTGAACTGAACTTCACGATGAATTGAGGATCTTGAATGATTCTTGAAACCTGATCTCGAAAACTGCGACTGAAAACCTCTAATACTTGCGGTGGGAGCTGATGTTTTAAATCAGCCCCACGGTGAGctccaaatgttcctgccggttgactgaGAAAGTCTTCGCGCGTGGCTCTAACTTGCACTCGAGGACTCCTTCGTCTTCAACTCAGATCTCCACCTTGCGCCGTCGTGAGAACTTGAAATGAAACGAGCAAAGGGCACCCttgcggtcgtttgcactccgacgatcaagtcagtgaggcAAGAAACATCAAAACCTCCGTATCAGAGATCGTAACTGAATCGTAACTAActctgaactctctctctctctctgagtGTGTGTAACTGGTAAAAACGTGCAACTGATAGAACGTACCTTAGTAAACTCTTCagagaagcttatataccttgatgtttcagtgcttactgccacgtgtccTTCTGACTTGACCGCCATTCCACGTGGAAAGCCTTACcacgctgtaacccaacttagggaaactccaacgtgtaagtcttccttctctggagtgcatctggcgcgaggggtgactacctgggtgccaactcatgcgccccagttTCTAGTCACTCCCCCTGGGAGTGTACCttccttcctctcgtaccatgcacatgattcgcccctgggcgtggccttctcctgggtcgtatctgtcccatggattctccagaggtggcgtgggtacttcacgaggcAGGCTACCCCCTGCTGATACTAGagctatggccttgaagccacctttctcttctttaCATTACTGTTCTAAGGTACtggggcccgaggcctcctccCCCGTACCGTTGCCTCTGActgtgtcgccccctccacggtctttcctaccggtgggtatcggggggtgaccTTAGCGACGCTTCAACGtggcgacgcccacacctggcgacgcctacctTTGGCCACACCCACTCCTGGCGACGCCCAAAAAGGTCAACCTATTGACTTTCTCACTGGGCCCCTTGGCGGGTCCCATCACGTGTTTGACTTTggctttgactttgactttggtcaacgctcgGGGACGAGACAGTACAAAAGGAGTTCTTCACATCTTACACTTCTGGTGATTTTGGAGTGTTGAAGATGGGTAATGATGGTGTGTCTAAGGTAGTTGGTATTGGTGATGTTTGCTTGCAGACCAATATGAGAATGCAGTTGTTGCTTAGAGGAGTCAAACATGCTCTAGATATCTGCTTTAATTTGATCTCTGTGCAGATGCTTAATGATAGTGGTTATGAAAATCAGTTTGGTTCAGGAAAGTGGAAGCTCTCCAGAGGTAATTCTAATTGTTGTCAAAGGGGAGAGAATTAGTAAATTGTATCAGACAAAAGCATTGGTTGCTAAAGACAGTGTGAACGTGATGAATATGGATGATTCTTTGTGGCACCGAAGGCTTAGTCATATCAGTGAGAAGGGGCTGAATTTTTAGCTAAAAAGGATGTGCTTTCAGGATTGAAGAGTGTAGAGTTGAAGAAATGTTCTCATTGCAAGGCTGGTAAGCAGACTAGAGTATCCTTCAAGAAGCATCCTCCCTCAAAGAAGTTAGAGTTGCTTGAATTGGTGCATTCTGATGTTTGTGGCCCATTGAAGGTAAAGTCATTTActagtaaaatttattttgttacctttattgatgattgttccAGGAAGCTTTGGGTTTATGTTTTGAAGACAAAGGACCAAGTTCTAGAAAAATTGAAAGAATTTCATGTTTTTGTTGAGAGACAGTCAGGCAAGAAGCTGAAATGCATTCGTACTGAAAATGGTGGTGAGTATTGTGGACCGTTCGATGTTTATTGCAAGCAATACGATATTAAACATGAAAAGACTCCTCCTAAAACTCCTCAGCTGAATGGTTTAACAGAAAGGATGAACAAGACTGTGATCGAAAGAGTTAGGTGTATGCTTTCTGAAGCAAAGATGCTTAAGCAATTTTGGGGTGAGGCATTGTACACTACAATGCATGTTATTAATTTGAGTCATGCGGTTGCTTTGAATGGTGAGGTGTCAGACAAGATTTGGTTTGGCAAGAATGTCAGGTATAATCATTTACGAGTCTTCGGTTGTAAAGCATATGTGCATGTTCCAAAGAATATGAGATCCAAGTTGGATGCAAAGACAAGGCAGTGCATCTTTATTGGTTATGGTCAGGATGAATTTGGCTACAAGTTCTTTGATCCTATTGACAAAAAGACAGTTAGAAGCCGTAATGTGAAGTTCATGTAAGATCAAACCATTGAAGATATTGATAAGATTGATAAGATGAAATTTGAGATAGATAATAGATTGTCTAATGTTGATCCAATTCGAATGCCTCTACATGATCTGGATACTATTGAGAATAATGTTCAGAATGATGAGCAACATGATGATGTTGATGATCAGCCACTTGGAGATGATTTTGATGTTCCTATTGATAACGTAATGTCACAAGATGAGGATCTTGGTGATTTTCTTTAACCATCTCAAGTTCAAATTCGGAGGTCTAATAGGAAGAGGGAATCATCTACCAGGTATCCTTCTGATGACTATGTTAACTTGACAGATGAAGGAGAACTTGAGTGTTATCTTGAGGCCATGGagagtgaaaaaaagaaaaaagtagtTGGATGCAATGTAAGATGAAATGAAGTCTTTGCATGATAATcatgttagaattaatggcttaaacaagaggggggggggggggtgaattgtttgtcaaaataTTTTCGCAAAGGTTGAATAAGATTGAAACTTTATCAACAATCACAAAAGAAGCTATCAAGGAAGCCAATCAAACAATGTAAATGAAACTTATTGCTGAatttcaatcgattgaaacttcgttttaaccAATTGTTTATGGAAGCaacaaaaacagaattaaatcaaacaatttatagggagtgagagagagagggagattACACaaccaatttatactggttcactcaaccttgagctacatccagttcccagaacaacCACTGAGTGCCACTAGTAACCAATCACATATTACAATACACACAAACTAAAAAGGTGATCTTGATaccacaagaaccactcaccctctttgctaAACACACAACcttagtcagaacaccctctgaccttACAGGTTTTCACACACTTCACAAGtttataaaagaacaaatacaagaaTTAGAAAGGAAAAAATTACACCTGAATTTACAGGAATCACAGGGTTCCTAAGATCAGACCTTGAACCAGTGCACAACTATttagcaatcttgcaaaacttgatttgaatctcttctaaaaaacaatttcaatctcactgtaaatttgttttcttgttgtttttgaaataaaaagagaagTCATACTTATAGCTCTTAAAACTAGCCGTTCTAGACAGTCAATCATTagccaaaacagttttgatcCAACTGAGAATAGATCCaataggtttttgaaaagctgttatgaaatgtgaaaattaaccggttgaaaagtcattttaaccgattgacTTGGTTAGACATTTATTCAACCAAgttaaaaactgttttaaaaccttcaatcaagctaagtgacaaacaaccgattatatcgtggtttcaaccggttgtttttctctttgcttagaaaaacacttttctcttttaaaaaggATTGAACTAGCGTGTGTAAGGGACTAGGAATGATCGttacaagaattctaaacaccctagactaagctcaaaccaaaagcagcacaacttcaacCTTCACCATAAATTTGAatcatcaaagctcccatgttttacaatctccccctattttatagagacaaatccttgggatgctttttGAAATGTTCTTGTTTAAAATCTTGTATAACCTGCATTCACAAGAAAACATAGAAATACAGGTTAATCTATTCCAGTTAATCAGGCACCCTAAACTAGTTTCCACTAGGTGATTTCCAAAGAGGAACATCTACTAAATCAATGTGAGAAACCAGTGAAACATGCATAGGTGCAACACAAAAAAATAATCGGTTATTTTGCAGGAATAATCGGTTAAAATTTGTGTTAGagtttctattttaaataaaaaaaccagTTATAGCAGttataacaatattaaaaaatagaaaaaggtgCATATATTAGAACATTACATCCCAaacacttctccccctatttgtctccACAAATAGACAGAAAGatggattaaaaaaaaagacttaAGATAAAGCTTGTAAATCAATTATTCCCAACTCATTTCTTAGAGAATAAAACCTGTCTTTGGATAAAAGTTTTGTGAAGATGTTTGCAAGCTAGCTTTCACTGGTAACAAATTGAATCTCGCAGTCTCCATTACTTACATAATCATGAATAAAGTGATGAAAAATCTCAACGTGTTTGGTTCTTGAGTGCTGAACCTGATTTTTTGTGAGATTTattgcacttgtgttgtcacataACAAACGAACCTTGCTAACTTTCAACCCAAAGTCCTCCAGCTGTTGTTTGATCTATAAGATCTGTGCAAAGCAGCTCCCTGCAGCTATATACTCCGCTTCAGCAGTTGACAAGGCTACATAAGCTTGATTTTTGCTTTGCCATGATACAAGACTTGACCCAAGTAGATGGCATGTTCCACTTGTGCACTTTCTATCCAATTTAcatcctgcaaaatcagaatcagaGTATTCTGCTAAATGAATAGGAGAGTGTGAAAGATACCATAAACCCATGAATGTTGTTCCTTTAAGATATTTAAGGATTCTCTTGGCAGCTTTAAGATGAGATTACTTTGGAAAGGATTGGAACCTTGCACAAaggcaaacaacaaataaaatatcatgTCTACTTGCAGTGAGATATAGTAAGGAACCTATCAACCCCCTATATTTAGTTTGGTCCACTACTGTTCCAACTTCATCAACACTTAAGTAACAGTTTGTAGACATAGGTGTTGTTGCAGCTTTACAGCTCTCCATCTCAAATTTTTTGAGATTATCATTGTAGTATTTGGATTGACATTGCTTGATTTGAAACCCAAGAAAGAAGGAGAGCTCCCCCATCATTTGTTGGGTAtgttagtgtctaagttcaagaggggaggggtgaattgaacatataaaattttcgcaaatacAAACAgttttcagtatatcagaggaaaaataacagattgtttttaaaagaaacagattgattcttcagaacaATCTAACACAATTTGACCTTGTtcagattaaaattgcaatcaaCAGAAAggtataacagaatcagattggTTAAGTTTTACCAGTTTGAATAGTACAGATTATGCCAAGAAATCAATCAAGTTCATTCAACAGAAGGTTTCAAAAGGGAATGAATCTTTGTCAGGATTTAATGAATAGGACTGTTTGTTCTTAAACTAATTAAAAACACTTTGTTAGTGATtagagaactttaacaaatcaggaagaacagtttttattaaacccagaattaacagatttgatttcaaaagaacagatttagttcttgacagaattaaacAAAATCAGAAACGAGTGCGGGGAtgagagaaaaagacaagcaggtttttatactggttcactcatacagagctacatccagtttcaccttactccaaggtggaatccactaaacacagtatcaatcacttacaaacacaacagttcttgaacactacaagaacaatacaaccaatgctgaaaaaccctatttcagcataccttgcactccaagaaaccctatcaaggagtgactaacacttacacttttacaaaccagaataaaggaaagataacacctgaaaagaagatgcaagaactcaaaaccagtagttcaatttgctgcagaactgcaccagcaccttcaccaagatcaaagttttcctagaacaagctcacttgaaaatccctttggaaaacctttcaaaaactcttttcaatccttcttctcacatagaaagtgtttaatctttgtcaaaaacgtaattgctcagcatcctttcatgtgagaaaagcttttctttatatagaaaacagtttctaacttcttttcaaaaaacagttgaaaagctgttatgaaaacaacagattcagttttaaactaataaaatttattttagcaaaactgccaactcagctaactgaaaatAACTGACTGGGTTgaacctttggtgccctaaccaactttcgaaaatcctttcagcacaccaaaaataaacctattcttttacagtgaaacaaatttatttttttgtagtaTCCTGATTTTTTGGAGAGAACTCAaaaaagcttttggaaaaacttttaaccacttcaaGTGCTTGATCtatgcttggttaggcatctaggataggtcatATAGCAAAAGGCACCCTTGAGTACACACAACCCTAaagtacaagatcatctaagacATATTGCAACCTacaaagcaaactagctaacatctacatcaaacacactatggctaggtagagatgagcttaatccatcttcaacaatttccccctgtttgatggagacgaAACCCCTTTGCTTTGCATACTTTGATGATCAAAACCTGCACTGTACTAACTGCCAAAACCTGCACAACAACATTTAGAAATAAAACCAGAATATAGCAGTGTGTGAGTTTTGTGCTACCTCCCTCCAGCTTGAACCAGAACATCAACTTTTGTGAGCTGTTCTTCTGTTCTTTTGTTCTTCttcccctttggattcatcaaacagaataaaGCATGGGATAAAGACATACCATAGACATTCATAACAGTTCAAACTAAAAACCAGTATAGAGTTCTATtacaaaccaaaataaaatcgactaaaaccagtgcagaataaagacaaacaGCTAGCTGctcctgaactccttcaatttggtcatccaagt encodes the following:
- the LOC137829110 gene encoding uncharacterized protein — protein: MPIHGEVHTISGGFSGGGPTASQRKRYVRTVNSVVGEGSDDPWETDLVFTKADLRDVVPHDNDPVVISVVTAGRKVHRVLVDQGSSADVMFWSTFNKLQLSPDLLRPYTGCLYGFAGDQVEVQGYLELRTTFTDGTASRTESICYLVVNANSAYNILLGRPALNRVRAVASTRHMKMKLSDLSG
- the LOC137829111 gene encoding uncharacterized protein, which codes for MRSCAAGCKLFMSTLTGMAMDWFINLPYGHITSFAQLSLLFREQYLANRAPPPVSYDLFDVKQYQGETLKEYINRFGAQVVKVGTTEEPMIVYTFRKGVCPGPFCESIIRNRPRTFTEIRHLVVEHIATEGEVCEKRTSVAPTRPRAPSRAQPARVNEATTGRKNQERRRPYEVRRPQPRGRAEGNRSSREGNRPIRHNFVVELKDLIVVPNIADRLRPPVKTDKVLGPHKDSWSEFHEAFGHHINNCLALGHQLEWLSERLPGRVCYGRGLGSARGRSGT